The nucleotide sequence TCAAGCCGCAGCTGGTCACCGGCACCGACAGCTGACCGAACACCACCGAGATCACTGTTTGCGGGAGAAATGCGCCGTTCCAGGGCCGATTTCGTCCGCCAACGGCGATCATGAAGCGGCAACGGCCCGCTCGAGCAGCTCGATCCGGTTGCCGACCGGGTCGTCGACGTAGCAGCGCCGGTACGCCGGCAGCAGCTCCTCGTCCCAGCGCACGGCGACACCGGACGCCGCCAGCCGGTCCACCATGGCATCCAGGTCTGTGACCAGCAGCCCGGGGTGCGCCGTGCGAGCCGGCTGGAAGTCGGTCTCCACCCCCAGGTGCAGCTCGACCCCGTTCGCGGCGAACCAGCAGCCGCCACGAGCGGCCAGCACCGGGGGCTGCGCCAGCTCGATGAGGCCGAGTGGCCCCGCGTAGAAGCTGCGCAGCCGGTCCTCCGAACCCGGCGGGCAGGCCAGCTGGACGTGGTGGATCGCCGTGATCATCGGGG is from Actinomycetes bacterium and encodes:
- a CDS encoding glyoxalase; translation: MITAIHHVQLACPPGSEDRLRSFYAGPLGLIELAQPPVLAARGGCWFAANGVELHLGVETDFQPARTAHPGLLVTDLDAMVDRLAASGVAVRWDEELLPAYRRCYVDDPVGNRIELLERAVAAS